Proteins found in one Venturia canescens isolate UGA chromosome 8, ASM1945775v1, whole genome shotgun sequence genomic segment:
- the LOC122415250 gene encoding IQ domain-containing protein K-like, whose amino-acid sequence MAKSVSPRNTSRSKTLDEESTCVCDVESVSRSETGNESRESDDESEKSHNNRNKKSLWQTILEESKESARFYEKWLDERNTNSSKNVNSPANYLDREIFPILLTALEKMLNEARNLGVLRVQKSHFNGLDYLAEYLWNSNPKRSTKTKWLDVYEIPQFKLLMKLHPRPIFPKSWLWPTDEAATRIQRYVRGWLVRKREDVQEMRQFWKVRNF is encoded by the exons ATGGCAAAAAGTGTATCTCCTCGAAACACGAGTCGATCGAAGACTCTCGATGAGGAATCGACATGCGTCTGTGACGTCGAATCAGTCAGCAGGAGTGAAACAGGAAACGAATCTCGAGAGTCGGACGACGAATCAGAAAAATCACATaataataggaataaaaaatccTTGTGGCAGACTATTCTGGAAGAGTCGAAAGAATCAGCacgtttttatgaaaaatggcTAGACGAACGGAATACTAACTCTTCGAAAAATGTCAACTCACCTGCGAATTATCTCGACAGAGAAATATTTCCAATTTTATTAACAGCgctggaaaaaatgttaaacGAGGCTCGGAATTTGGGTGTCCTTCGAGTGCAAAAATCTCATTTTAACGGCTTAGATTATCTGGCTGAATATCTTTGGAACAGCAATCCGAAACGATCAACTAAAACGAAGTGGCTGGACGTTTATGAAATTccgcaattcaaacttttgatGAAATTGCA CCCTCGACCTATATTTCCGAAATCTTGGCTCTGGCCAACTGATGAAGCTGCGACTCGAATACAGCGTTATGTTCGTGGTTGGCTTGTTCGAAAGCGAGAAGACGTGCAAGAAATGCGTCAGTTTTGGAAAGTACGTAATTTCTAA
- the mRpS34 gene encoding uncharacterized protein mRpS34, producing the protein MPIKLIGRRTTFKGKTLWEILGNLKNFGVGRIIIRHMFQRYPEPSYFKVLKVAAMPNEDPRKVMVLTERVFRGLKYEKLVQIDSTSYKADYQLIPKDQEYKYKPLEKPEKIIVSQTMQFPPLLREILSRRLKAKGITKEPELPVWLNTSGNKTYRLAKEGETPTKKFTIGLGEPATPSLYANCKPI; encoded by the exons ATGCCGATTAAATTGATCGGTCGTAGGACCACTTTTAAGGGTAAAACCCTGTGGGAAATTCTTGGTAATTTGAAGAACTTTGGTGTTGGGAGAATTATTATAAGACACATGTTTCAACGTTATCCCGAGCCCTCGTACTTCAAAGTACTCAAAGTGGCTGCAATGCCTAACGAA gACCCTCGTAAAGTAATGGTTCTGACGGAAAGGGTATTTCGAGGACTCAAGTATGAGAAACTTGTCCAAATTGACTCAACCAGTTACAAAGCAGATTACCAGCTCATACCCAAAGATCAAGAGTACAAATACAAACCATTGgagaaaccggaaaaaattataGTGTCACAAACAATGCAATTTCCACCGTTGCTCAGAGAAATACTGTCCAGAAGATTAAAAGCGAAGGGAATAACAAAAGAGCCAGAATTACCTGTGTGGCTCAATACTTCTGGTAACAAAACTTATCGGCTTGCAAAAGAGGGAGAAACTCCAACCAAAAAGTTTACTATAGGTCTTGGCGAACCAGCCACTCCAAGCCTCTATGCCAATTGTAAACCCATATGA
- the LOC122414663 gene encoding uncharacterized protein isoform X1: MWYILLVGLLAQASGTQVTYHTTSQAQSSASSSSSETKNWSWQEPSASASGQQDDYHPLSFTASDVVDPNQGKQQSPNVQSDSSSVAQVLDQFTQQTVDTVVDDILDSSRRGRNLEGYDELYADPDVKNALQIGNDTIARAYIRDKLCSLGLMNCENNEGRRPFYSPHRDIHPHDIIYAQPVTIKPVGRPLPAIPIKRPYGPAKPVPLPPGIGSGPIYSGPPGPIYSGAPGHFPGPSSSFSGAHHSFPGPYPGYKKPSFGHGTRPVYEAGFDGEYDFEDKFLEKKQVLVQQPTAAGVQQHVHHHYHHGEGDVKNPAVIVGTPGLAGPIVNPGVVSSNGLNSYGYGSSGTYGSGYNDFEDYKKAFKVKTPSNGNSLDPLTSSPSYANRYPTYDKSKRDSIFTSKGFSGGVESTKILSSGFGGGNSFVNQGFGSGNSGFGQGSSSGFIANGGHPSNHGFGTNAGLGSSNGFENYPSNNYEDCLCVPYDQCAGIDHAGRKDDLFLAIDPRNLGKDIEAVEEVVVTDGNGTMSTIRVPKEVNGTEQAENAKEQAAKAADVQTKAPDSTQRSKRDAKQVADTKDKNADVQSRLIVGDVDTSKLNFKPTWGVSFGLPQNAGGNYPVNPYGDNSLVNPYQGYGAGGGQGLNLGLVSVNPLLAVQVTKDDYGEKVIKPFVNLHVTPNQGFVNKLGNILAHKKELLLGGQPGGYYGPHFGGSYPSGHYAPNYYPSGPSSHGRPIFVENPNHYYPTGPQSPSWSGYERPQQHYHNHHHTHQHNARPDHGHYYNQNNHYGGHPGYYRDSDDYDDPSSNYDFSDYGDGYFRNARTNVSASPRVPRLQNSAIQNTRSEGQRSEEAGGTVAFRDRKKRDVLDQVGKIRERVRTVLINETPEFPVHRMKMRIIATEFIIENPRRTNERNKTNEESHSSDNINFSSIPTIN; the protein is encoded by the exons ATGTGGTACATCCTCTTGGTTGGGCTCCTGGCCCAGGCTTCCGGAACGCAGGTCACATACCACACGACATCCCAAGCACAATCGTCGGCTTCTTCCTCGTCCTCggagacgaaaaattggtcgtgGCAAGAACCTTCCGCATCGGCGAGCGGCCAGCAAGACGATTATCATCCTTTGTCCTTCACAGCTTCGGACGTGGTGGATCCGAATCAGGGAAAACAGCAGAGCCCGAATGTCCAGTCGGATTCGAGCAGTGTGGCACAGGTGCTCGATCAATTCACGCAGCAAACG GTTGACACAGTGGTCGATGACATCCTTGACTCGAGCCGACGAGGTCGCAACCTTGAAGGATACGATGAACTGTACGCTGACCCAGATGTCAAAAATGCTCTGCAAATTGGAAACGACACCATCGCTCGCGCTTACATCAGAGACAAGCTCTGCAGCTTGGGTTTAATGAAC TGCGAGAACAACGAAGGCCGTCGACCATTCTATTCCCCGCACCGTGACATCCATCCCCACGACATTATTTACGCCCAACCAGTGACGATCAAACCAGTTGGTCGTCCACTACCAGCCATCCCGATCAAGCGACCTTACGGTCCGGCGAAACCAGTTCCGCTTCCCCCTGGTATCGGCTCCGGGCCAATTTACTCCGGTCCACCTGGGCCAATCTACTCCGGTGCACCAGGACACTTTCCCGGACCGTCGTCCTCTTTCTCGGGAGCTCATCATTCGTTCCCCGGGCCTTACCCGGGCTACAAAAAGCCATCGTTCGGACATGGCACGCGTCCGGTGTACGAGGCAGGATTCGACGGAGAATACGACTTTGAAGACAAGTTCCTGGAGAAAAAGCAGGTTCTGGTTCAACAGCCTACAGCCGCAGGAGTTCAACAACACGTCCATCATCACTACCATCACGGTGAGGGTGACGTAAAAAATCCGGCAGTCATTGTCGGCACCCCGGGACTTGCAGGCCCCATAGTCAACCCTGGAGTCGTGTCAAGCAATGGCCTTAATTCCTACGGTTATGGATCATCCGGAACTTATGGTAGCGGCTACAATGATTTTGAAGATTATAAGAAAGCTTTCAAGGTGAAGACTCCCTCGAACGGGAACAGCCTGGACCCCCTGACGTCGAGCCCGAGTTATGCGAATCGTTATCCAACTTACGATAAATCCAAAAGAGATTCCATTTTCACCTCGAAAGGATTTTCCGGCGGGGTTGAATCGACCAAGATATTGAGCTCTGGCTTCGGAGGTGGAAACAGCTTCGTGAATCAAGGATTCGGTTCAGGCAATTCCGGCTTTGGACAAGGCTCGAGCAGCGGGTTCATTGCCAACGGAGGACACCCATCGAACCATGGCTTTGGCACAAACGCAGGATTGGGCTCGAGcaacggctttgaaaattatcCTTCCAACAACTACGAAGACTGTCTCTGCGTACCCTACGATCAGTGCGCCGGTATCGACCACGCTGGTCGCAAAGATGATCTCTTCCTGGCCATAGATCCTCGAAACCTCGGTAAAGACATAGAAGCGGTTGAAGAAGTTGTTGTTACCGACGGCAATGGCACTATGAGCACCATCAGGGTACCCAAAGAGGTGAACGGAACGGAGCAGGCAGAAAACGCGAAAGAGCAGGCAGCAAAAGCAGCCGACGTACAAACAAAGGCGCCCGACAGCACACAAAGGAGCAAACGTGACGCGAAACAGGTCGCTGATACTAAAGACAAGAATGCGGACGTTCAAAGC CGTTTAATCGTCGGTGACGTTGACACTTCAAAATTGAACTTCAAGCCGACTTGGGGCGTGAGCTTCGGTTTACCGCAGAACGCCGGTGGAAATTACCCGGTCAATCCGTACGGCGATAACTCATTGGTTAATCCGTATCAAGGGTACGGTGCGGGTGGTGGGCAAGGCCTGAATCTCGGCTTAGTCTCGGTCAATCCGTTGCTTGCTGTTCAAGTCACGAAGGATGATTACGGCGAAAAAGTGATAAAACCATTTGTCAACCTTCATGTCACTCCGAACCAGGGCTTTGTCAATAAATTGGGCAACATATTGGCCCACAAAAAGGAGCTCCTTTTGGGAGGACAGCCTGGCGGTTACTATGGACCACATTTCGGAGGATCTTATCCCAGCGGACATTATGCGCCAAACTATTATCCGTCTGGACCATCGTCCCACGGAAGACCAATATTTGTTGAAAACCCCAATCATTACTATCCCACTGGACCGCAATCGCCAAGCTGGTCCGGCTACGAGAGGCCTCAGCAAcattaccacaatcatcatcaTACGCACCAACATAACGCTCGACCCGACCACGGCCATTACTACAATCAGAACAACCATTATGGAGGACATCCCGGCTACTATCGAGACTCTGACGACTACGATGATCCTTCATCCAATTACGATTTTTCCGACTACGGAGACGGTTACTTCAGGAACGCCCGGACTAATGTCTCAGCTTCGCCGCGTGTTCCTCGGCTCCAAAATAGCGCCATCCAAAACACTCGAAGCGAGGGCCAAAGGTCTGAAGAGGCCGGTGGCACAGTCGCTTTCCGCGACAGAAAGAAACGCGACGTCTTGGATCAGGTCGGAAAAATTCGAGAGCGGGTAAGAACAGTCCTGATCAATGAGACCCCAGAGTTTCCTGTtcatcgaatgaaaatgaggATCATTGCGACGGAATTCATAATCGAGAATCCGAGACGGACGAACGAACGGAATAAAACAAATGAGGAGTCTCACTCATCGGACAACATCAACTTCAGCTCTATCCCGACTATCAATTAA
- the LOC122414663 gene encoding uncharacterized protein isoform X2, protein MWYILLVGLLAQASGTQVTYHTTSQAQSSASSSSSETKNWSWQEPSASASGQQDDYHPLSFTASDVVDPNQGKQQSPNVQSDSSSVAQVLDQFTQQTVDTVVDDILDSSRRGRNLEGYDELYADPDVKNALQIGNDTIARAYIRDKLCSLGLMNCENNEGRRPFYSPHRDIHPHDIIYAQPVTIKPVGRPLPAIPIKRPYGPAKPVPLPPGIGSGPIYSGPPGPIYSGAPGHFPGPSSSFSGAHHSFPGPYPGYKKPSFGHGTRPVYEAGFDGEYDFEDKFLEKKQVLVQQPTAAGVQQHVHHHYHHGEGDVKNPAVIVGTPGLAGPIVNPGVVSSNGLNSYGYGSSGTYGSGYNDFEDYKKAFKVKTPSNGNSLDPLTSSPSYANRYPTYDKSKRDSIFTSKGFSGGVESTKILSSGFGGGNSFVNQGFGSGNSGFGQGSSSGFIANGGHPSNHGFGTNAGLGSSNGFENYPSNNYEDCLCVPYDQCAGIDHAGRKDDLFLAIDPRNLGKDIEAVEEVVVTDGNGTMSTIRVPKEVNGTEQAENAKEQAAKAADVQTKAPDSTQRSKRDAKQVADTKDKNADVQSRQFGRPPVCGPRHVCCRRNQVHPSYNGNHHGRPRPGQCGVRNTQGINGRIKTPVYVDGDSEFGEYPWQVAILKKDPSESVYVCGGTLISPRHIITAAHCVKTHAGRDLRARLGEWDVNHDVEFFPYIERDIVNVHVHPEFYAGTLYNDIAILTLDHEVDFEKNPHISPACLPDKHDDFTGARCWTTGWGKDAFGDFGKYQNILKEVDVPIVSNQVCEHQMRRTRLGHSFNLHPGFVCAGGEEGKDACKGDGGGPMVCERHGKWQLAGVVSWGIGCGQPGVPGVYSRVSYYLDWITQVVRQY, encoded by the exons ATGTGGTACATCCTCTTGGTTGGGCTCCTGGCCCAGGCTTCCGGAACGCAGGTCACATACCACACGACATCCCAAGCACAATCGTCGGCTTCTTCCTCGTCCTCggagacgaaaaattggtcgtgGCAAGAACCTTCCGCATCGGCGAGCGGCCAGCAAGACGATTATCATCCTTTGTCCTTCACAGCTTCGGACGTGGTGGATCCGAATCAGGGAAAACAGCAGAGCCCGAATGTCCAGTCGGATTCGAGCAGTGTGGCACAGGTGCTCGATCAATTCACGCAGCAAACG GTTGACACAGTGGTCGATGACATCCTTGACTCGAGCCGACGAGGTCGCAACCTTGAAGGATACGATGAACTGTACGCTGACCCAGATGTCAAAAATGCTCTGCAAATTGGAAACGACACCATCGCTCGCGCTTACATCAGAGACAAGCTCTGCAGCTTGGGTTTAATGAAC TGCGAGAACAACGAAGGCCGTCGACCATTCTATTCCCCGCACCGTGACATCCATCCCCACGACATTATTTACGCCCAACCAGTGACGATCAAACCAGTTGGTCGTCCACTACCAGCCATCCCGATCAAGCGACCTTACGGTCCGGCGAAACCAGTTCCGCTTCCCCCTGGTATCGGCTCCGGGCCAATTTACTCCGGTCCACCTGGGCCAATCTACTCCGGTGCACCAGGACACTTTCCCGGACCGTCGTCCTCTTTCTCGGGAGCTCATCATTCGTTCCCCGGGCCTTACCCGGGCTACAAAAAGCCATCGTTCGGACATGGCACGCGTCCGGTGTACGAGGCAGGATTCGACGGAGAATACGACTTTGAAGACAAGTTCCTGGAGAAAAAGCAGGTTCTGGTTCAACAGCCTACAGCCGCAGGAGTTCAACAACACGTCCATCATCACTACCATCACGGTGAGGGTGACGTAAAAAATCCGGCAGTCATTGTCGGCACCCCGGGACTTGCAGGCCCCATAGTCAACCCTGGAGTCGTGTCAAGCAATGGCCTTAATTCCTACGGTTATGGATCATCCGGAACTTATGGTAGCGGCTACAATGATTTTGAAGATTATAAGAAAGCTTTCAAGGTGAAGACTCCCTCGAACGGGAACAGCCTGGACCCCCTGACGTCGAGCCCGAGTTATGCGAATCGTTATCCAACTTACGATAAATCCAAAAGAGATTCCATTTTCACCTCGAAAGGATTTTCCGGCGGGGTTGAATCGACCAAGATATTGAGCTCTGGCTTCGGAGGTGGAAACAGCTTCGTGAATCAAGGATTCGGTTCAGGCAATTCCGGCTTTGGACAAGGCTCGAGCAGCGGGTTCATTGCCAACGGAGGACACCCATCGAACCATGGCTTTGGCACAAACGCAGGATTGGGCTCGAGcaacggctttgaaaattatcCTTCCAACAACTACGAAGACTGTCTCTGCGTACCCTACGATCAGTGCGCCGGTATCGACCACGCTGGTCGCAAAGATGATCTCTTCCTGGCCATAGATCCTCGAAACCTCGGTAAAGACATAGAAGCGGTTGAAGAAGTTGTTGTTACCGACGGCAATGGCACTATGAGCACCATCAGGGTACCCAAAGAGGTGAACGGAACGGAGCAGGCAGAAAACGCGAAAGAGCAGGCAGCAAAAGCAGCCGACGTACAAACAAAGGCGCCCGACAGCACACAAAGGAGCAAACGTGACGCGAAACAGGTCGCTGATACTAAAGACAAGAATGCGGACGTTCAAAGC AGACAATTCGGCAGACCACCCGTGTGCGGACCGAGGCACGTTTGTTGCCGGCGAAATCAAGTGCACCCCAGCTACAATGGTAACCATCATGGACGCCCCAGACCTGGACAATGTGGAGTGAGGAACACCCAGGGAATCAATGGACGAATCAAGACACCGGTTTACGTGGACGGAGACTCAGAATTCG GCGAGTACCCCTGGCAAGTGGCCATTTTGAAAAAGGACCCGTCCGAGAGTGTCTACGTTTGCGGTGGCACCCTCATATCCCCCAGACACATAATTACGGCTGCCCATTGTGTCAAAACTCACGCAGGGCGTGATTTGCGTGCTCGTCTTGGCGAATGGGACGTCAATCACGATGTTGAATTCTTCCCTTACATCGAACGTGACATCGTAAACGTCCATGTACATCCAGAATTCTACGCCGGTACCCTTTACAACGATATCGCCATCCTGACGCTCGACCATGAAGTCGACTTTGAGAAAAATCCTCACATCAGTCCAGCTTGCTTGCCGGACAAACACGACGACTTTACGGGCGCAAG ATGTTGGACGACTGGATGGGGCAAAGACGCGTTCGGGGACTTTGGAAAGTATCAAAATATTCTGAAGGAAGTGGATGTGCCTATTGTGAGCAACCAAGTATGCGAACATCAAATGCGTCGCACCCGGTTGGGACACAGCTTCAATCTTCATCCGGGCTTTGTGTGTGCTGGTGGTGAAGAAGGAAAAGATGCCTGCAAGGGCGATGGTGGTGGCCCAATGGTCTGTGAACGACATGGAAAGTGGCAGCTCGCTGGCGTTGTTTCTTGGGGCATCGGATGTGGACAGCCAGGAGTACCTGGCGTTTATTCCCGAGTTTCTTATTATCTTGATTGGATCACTCAAGTCGTTCGACAGTACTGA
- the LOC122414667 gene encoding cyclin-dependent kinase inhibitor 1C-like, translated as MFRYILVAALVATVAAAPAPEPKPAPKPLSLISTLKTPASTAKLTPIAAPIASPLIAPISHITYSAPALPHIAPYAYTYSAPLLAAAPASYSIEQHGYNIVY; from the exons ATGTTCCGATAC ATTTTGGTAGCGGCCCTCGTGGCTACTGTCGCAGCTGCACCAGCGCCTGAGCCAAAGCCGGCACCGAAGCCGCTCTCTCTGATATCAACCCTAAAAACCCCGGCATCCACCGCAAAGTTGACACCCATCGCGGCTCCCATCGCGAGTCCTCTGATTGCACCAATTTCTCACATAACATACTCAGCGCCGGCACTGCCTCAC ATCGCACCGTACGCTTACACATATTCGGCGCCACTCCTCGCGGCGGCGCCCGCAAGTTACTCGATCGAGCAGCACGGATACAACATCGTTTACTGA
- the LOC122414665 gene encoding coiled-coil domain-containing protein 80-like: MQHECYKLCPRVREQLRKAREAEETSDDSESGSYEGIEGVAGPSGVRRRGSESSSHYSLDQPNKKREQLNKRPPTKRNESTRRKKEEKVVKKRDREAQGPSKNRRKRKGEDSRKNETANCDRNCRGIGQPTTKIKNKKRQETFDEYIINKGLCYFEDLCNCSYACFINQLWKDSFVTSTIASAALFAIGLKLCCEMDGWSI; the protein is encoded by the exons ATGCAACATGAGTGCTACAAGCTTTGTCCTCGAGTCAGAGAACAGCTGCGAAAAGCTCGTGAAG CTGAAGAAACATCGGATGACAGCGAATCAGGATCGTACGAAGGAATTGAAGGAGTGGCTGGGCCATCGGGAGTGAGAAGGAGAGGAAGTGAGAGTAGCAGCCATTATTCGTTGGATCAaccaaataaaaaacgagaacAATTAAATAAAAGGCCACCTACAAAGCGGAATGAGTCGacgagaaggaaaaaggaag aaaaagttgtaaaaaagAGGGATCGCGAGGCTCAGGGAccatcgaaaaatcgacgtAAACGAAAAGGCGAAGAttcgaggaaaaatgaaaCTGCCAATTGCGACCGAAATTGTCGCGGAATTGGCCAACCcacgacgaaaataaaaaataaaaagcgacAAGAAACATTTGATGAGTATATTATCAACAAGGGCTTATGTTATTTCGAAGATTTATGCAATTGTAGTTACGCATGTTTTATCAACCAATTATGGAAAGATTCGTTCGTCACAAGCACAATTGCATCCGCTGCTCTTTTCGCTATTGGTCTTAAACTTTGCTGCGAAATGGATGGTTGGAGCatataa